A region from the Thauera humireducens genome encodes:
- a CDS encoding HDOD domain-containing protein: MSYKTNSLNLGALEHALKGVNIPACPAVLVQIMDELNNPDASDRRIAALIGEDVGIASLVVRSANSPLFSRGKRIASVADAARLLGFGTVTNLVQEALLRSAIAVEDVSLERFWDTSRITAAANARLARSTGAARPETAYTFGLFHDCGMPLLIQRFDGYKAVLGQANTCTEGWFTDVEDQALGTNHAIVGYFLARTWGLNDAVSLGILCHHDYSIFDGLNDLGDDARTLVAINAIGEHVASTHLRTRNDTDWSKARAPVAQYLSLTLAELDDLADDLIYEFDREMDAETA, from the coding sequence ATGTCGTACAAGACGAACAGTCTCAATCTCGGGGCGCTCGAACACGCGCTGAAGGGCGTCAATATTCCGGCCTGCCCGGCGGTGCTCGTCCAGATCATGGACGAGCTGAACAACCCGGACGCGAGCGACCGTCGCATCGCAGCCCTCATCGGCGAGGACGTGGGCATCGCCTCGCTGGTCGTACGCTCGGCCAACTCCCCCCTGTTCAGTCGCGGCAAACGCATTGCATCGGTGGCCGATGCGGCCCGCCTGCTGGGTTTCGGCACCGTGACCAACCTCGTGCAGGAAGCCCTGCTGCGCAGCGCGATCGCCGTCGAGGACGTCTCGCTCGAGCGCTTCTGGGATACCTCACGCATCACCGCCGCAGCCAACGCGCGGCTGGCCCGCAGCACCGGCGCAGCACGACCTGAAACGGCCTACACCTTCGGCCTGTTCCACGACTGCGGCATGCCGCTGCTGATCCAGCGTTTCGACGGCTACAAGGCGGTGCTCGGCCAGGCGAACACCTGCACGGAGGGCTGGTTCACCGACGTGGAGGACCAGGCGCTCGGCACCAATCACGCCATCGTCGGGTATTTCCTGGCACGAACCTGGGGCCTGAACGACGCCGTGAGCCTCGGCATCCTGTGCCACCATGACTACTCGATCTTCGACGGTCTGAACGATCTCGGCGACGACGCCCGCACGCTGGTGGCAATCAATGCGATCGGCGAGCACGTGGCCAGCACCCACCTGCGCACACGCAACGACACCGACTGGAGCAAGGCAAGGGCGCCGGTGGCCCAGTACCTCAGCCTGACGCTCGCCGAACTCGACGACCTGGCGGACGATCTGATCTACGAGTTCGACCGCGAGATGGACGCCGAAACCGCCTGA